A single genomic interval of Bacillus smithii harbors:
- a CDS encoding aminotransferase class III-fold pyridoxal phosphate-dependent enzyme: MKTMDVIQTKKEDQQYVLHSWSKQKNIHPKVITKAEGIFFWDDENRKYYDMCSQLVYLNVGHQHPKLLEEFKHMDEIPIAAPSFATPSKSELARKIIEVAPDNMAKVFFANGGADSNDHAIKIARMVTGRYKIFSRYRSYHGATFGAGNLTGENRRFAVEPGMPGFIKFDTPYLYRESINFENEEAAAKFYLDRLHNQMLYEGPESIAAVFLEPIPGSNGVLIPPKGYLEGVRELCDRYGILMVCDEVMSGFGRTGKMFAVDHFNFQPDMMTFAKGVTSGYSPLGGVIVSRKVAEFFDDHVLMTGLTYSGHTVSTQIGCATLDIYKEEGLIENASEVGEVLGARLEKLRAFNSVGDVRHIGLFAAVELVRDKKTKEPIISYGMDYGKDEAGLMKTFIHLLNEKGFYTYSHESSVIIAPPLIITEQQINEAMDLFEEALTKFEKEHLFSAGTLVTK; this comes from the coding sequence ATGAAAACGATGGATGTGATTCAAACAAAAAAAGAAGATCAACAGTATGTCTTGCATTCATGGTCCAAACAAAAGAATATTCATCCGAAAGTCATCACGAAAGCTGAAGGCATTTTTTTCTGGGATGATGAAAACCGAAAATACTATGATATGTGTTCACAACTCGTTTACTTGAATGTTGGACATCAGCATCCTAAATTGTTGGAAGAATTTAAGCATATGGATGAAATTCCTATCGCTGCACCTTCATTTGCGACACCATCAAAATCAGAACTCGCTCGCAAAATTATTGAAGTTGCGCCGGACAACATGGCGAAAGTATTTTTTGCAAACGGTGGAGCAGATTCAAATGATCATGCTATTAAAATCGCAAGGATGGTCACAGGACGTTATAAAATTTTTTCAAGGTATCGTTCGTACCACGGTGCCACATTCGGCGCCGGCAATTTAACCGGTGAAAATCGTCGATTTGCTGTTGAACCTGGGATGCCGGGTTTTATTAAATTTGATACACCTTATTTGTACCGGGAGTCTATTAATTTTGAAAATGAAGAAGCGGCAGCAAAGTTTTACCTTGATCGGTTGCACAATCAAATGCTATATGAAGGACCGGAATCCATTGCTGCTGTATTTCTTGAACCCATTCCGGGCAGCAATGGTGTTCTCATTCCGCCAAAAGGATATCTTGAAGGGGTGCGTGAATTATGTGACCGCTACGGAATTCTTATGGTTTGTGATGAAGTGATGTCGGGATTTGGAAGAACAGGAAAAATGTTCGCGGTCGATCATTTTAACTTCCAACCAGATATGATGACGTTTGCTAAAGGGGTAACAAGTGGTTATAGCCCGCTTGGCGGTGTGATTGTCAGCCGAAAAGTGGCGGAGTTTTTCGATGACCATGTATTAATGACAGGTTTAACATACAGCGGACATACCGTTTCAACCCAAATCGGGTGTGCAACGCTTGATATTTATAAAGAAGAAGGTCTCATTGAAAATGCTTCTGAAGTAGGTGAAGTGCTAGGAGCAAGATTGGAAAAACTAAGAGCGTTTAACTCAGTTGGTGATGTTCGTCATATCGGTTTATTCGCAGCCGTTGAACTTGTTAGAGACAAAAAGACAAAGGAACCGATTATATCGTATGGGATGGATTATGGAAAAGATGAAGCGGGATTAATGAAAACATTCATTCATTTATTGAATGAAAAGGGATTTTATACGTACTCGCATGAATCCAGTGTGATCATTGCACCTCCATTAATCATTACAGAACAACAGATAAATGAGGCGATGGATCTTTTCGAAGAAGCATTGACCAAGTTTGAAAAGGAGCATTTATTCTCTGCTGGAACATTGGTAACTAAATAA
- a CDS encoding PucR family transcriptional regulator: MVNLPDFQMLKLVAGEKGMDRMITGVNVTESVDWVDFFRPNELIVTTGINMENNPEKVVEMVRSAYRRKAVGIVLNTGPYIPDIPEEVLHFAEKYQFPVFQMPWEYRVADFIKMTVQFLISEQHKQTKAEQLLSDLLFNHDIHEGTVAKELAQLGFKEDADFGIIVCTPSQRSNKSSSFVQIIEHAFTNRYENFLSTIYQDEMIYLVDRSKVRTPEIPFIKTVEHIQMMINKQEANVKLLVGMGNFYRNIFDIPKSYFEAKKVIHLARRHSAPFICKYKDIGAYKIIMAVKDRNMIEMFHQDMLGLLYRYDKLHKTDYVHFLRVFLEEDGQTTNISRREFIHRNTVLYKMKKIESILDVDLSHSYTKTNLLLAFMIEDILR, from the coding sequence ATGGTCAATTTACCTGATTTTCAAATGCTTAAGTTGGTTGCCGGAGAAAAAGGGATGGATCGTATGATCACAGGAGTAAACGTAACGGAAAGTGTAGATTGGGTGGATTTTTTCAGACCAAATGAACTAATCGTGACAACCGGAATTAATATGGAAAATAATCCGGAGAAAGTGGTGGAAATGGTTCGATCTGCCTATCGGCGCAAGGCTGTTGGCATTGTGTTAAATACGGGGCCATATATCCCCGATATTCCTGAAGAAGTTTTGCATTTTGCTGAAAAATATCAGTTTCCTGTTTTTCAAATGCCTTGGGAATATCGTGTTGCCGATTTTATAAAAATGACCGTTCAATTTTTAATTTCGGAACAACACAAACAAACGAAAGCTGAACAACTTCTTTCGGATCTGTTATTTAACCATGATATTCATGAAGGAACAGTGGCGAAAGAACTGGCCCAACTCGGATTTAAAGAAGATGCCGATTTCGGAATCATCGTATGTACACCATCCCAACGCTCTAATAAATCTTCTTCTTTCGTTCAAATTATTGAACATGCCTTTACAAATAGATATGAAAATTTTCTTTCGACCATTTATCAAGATGAAATGATCTATCTTGTAGATCGTTCAAAAGTTCGTACACCGGAAATTCCTTTTATCAAAACGGTAGAACATATACAAATGATGATTAACAAACAAGAAGCGAATGTAAAACTGTTAGTTGGGATGGGGAATTTTTATAGAAATATTTTCGATATTCCTAAAAGTTATTTTGAAGCCAAAAAGGTTATTCATCTTGCCCGGCGTCATTCTGCCCCATTCATTTGTAAGTACAAAGATATTGGCGCTTATAAAATTATTATGGCCGTGAAAGATCGCAACATGATTGAGATGTTTCATCAAGATATGTTAGGTCTTCTTTATCGTTATGACAAGCTGCATAAAACGGATTATGTACATTTTCTTCGTGTATTTCTTGAAGAGGACGGCCAGACGACCAATATCAGTCGAAGAGAGTTCATTCATCGCAACACGGTGCTTTATAAAATGAAAAAAATAGAGTCAATATTAGATGTGGATTTATCACACTCTTATACAAAAACGAATTTATTACTCGCGTTTATGATTGAAGATATTTTGAGATAA
- the gndA gene encoding NADP-dependent phosphogluconate dehydrogenase, whose translation MAKQQIGVIGLAVMGKNLALNIESKGYSVSVYNRSREKTDALLEEAKGKNIVGTYSIEEFIDSLEKPRKILLMVKAGAPTDATIEQLKPHLEPGDILIDGGNTFFKDTQRRNKELSELGIHFIGTGVSGGEEGALTGPSIMPGGQKEAYDLVSPILKDISAKVNGDPCCTYIGPDGAGHYVKMVHNGIEYGDMQLISEAYFLLKNLLGLNADELHQVFAEWNKGELDSYLIEITADIFTKKDEETGKPLVDVILDKAGQKGTGKWTSQSALDLGIPLPLITESVFARFISALKEERVKASKLLKGPETKGFEGDRSKLIESIRRALYMSKICSYAQGFAQMRAASEEYNWNLRYGDIAMIFRGGCIIRAQFLQKIKEAYDRDPNLTNLLLDPYFKEIVEKYQSSLREVVSLAVLQGIPVPAFSAALAYYDSYRTETLPANLIQAQRDYFGAHTYERVDKEGIFHTEWISK comes from the coding sequence ATGGCAAAACAACAAATTGGTGTAATCGGATTAGCTGTTATGGGAAAAAATTTAGCACTCAATATTGAAAGCAAAGGGTACTCTGTTTCGGTTTATAATCGTTCAAGAGAAAAAACAGATGCCTTATTAGAAGAAGCAAAAGGAAAAAATATTGTCGGAACATATAGTATTGAAGAATTTATTGATTCCTTGGAAAAACCGCGGAAAATTTTGTTGATGGTCAAAGCTGGAGCTCCGACGGATGCAACGATTGAACAATTAAAACCGCATCTCGAACCGGGCGATATTTTGATTGATGGAGGAAACACTTTCTTCAAAGATACACAGCGCCGCAATAAAGAGTTGAGTGAATTAGGCATTCATTTTATCGGCACTGGGGTATCCGGAGGAGAAGAAGGAGCATTGACCGGTCCTTCCATTATGCCCGGTGGACAAAAAGAAGCATATGATCTTGTTTCGCCCATTTTAAAGGATATTTCGGCTAAAGTGAATGGCGATCCATGTTGTACATATATTGGTCCAGACGGTGCCGGCCATTATGTGAAAATGGTTCATAATGGCATCGAATACGGCGATATGCAGCTGATTTCAGAAGCATACTTTTTACTGAAGAATTTGCTTGGTTTAAATGCTGATGAACTGCATCAAGTTTTTGCCGAATGGAATAAAGGTGAGCTGGACAGCTATTTGATTGAAATTACTGCTGACATTTTTACGAAAAAAGATGAAGAAACCGGAAAACCGCTGGTAGATGTGATTTTGGACAAAGCGGGTCAAAAAGGAACAGGAAAATGGACCAGTCAGAGCGCGCTCGACTTGGGAATTCCGCTCCCGCTTATTACCGAGTCGGTTTTTGCCCGCTTTATTTCTGCGTTGAAAGAGGAAAGAGTAAAAGCAAGCAAGCTTTTAAAAGGGCCGGAAACAAAAGGATTCGAAGGCGATCGCAGCAAACTGATCGAATCGATCCGCAGAGCGCTTTATATGAGCAAAATCTGTTCTTACGCCCAAGGATTTGCACAAATGAGAGCAGCTTCGGAAGAATACAATTGGAATCTTCGCTACGGTGACATCGCCATGATTTTCCGTGGCGGCTGCATCATTCGCGCGCAATTTTTGCAAAAAATTAAAGAAGCATATGATCGAGATCCAAACTTAACGAATTTGCTATTAGATCCTTATTTCAAAGAGATCGTCGAAAAATATCAGTCTTCTTTGCGTGAAGTCGTTTCGTTGGCTGTCCTTCAAGGAATCCCTGTTCCTGCTTTTTCTGCTGCTTTGGCTTACTATGACAGCTATAGGACAGAAACATTGCCTGCCAACTTAATTCAGGCGCAAAGAGACTACTTCGGCGCTCACACTTATGAAAGAGTGGACAAAGAAGGCATTTTCCATACAGAATGGATAAGCAAGTAA
- a CDS encoding DNA polymerase IV → MKRYYPKNGRVILHVDMNSFYASVEMAYDPSLKGKPLAIAGDPKQRKGIVVTCSYEARKFGVKTTMPIWEAKKRCPELIVKPPNFDRYRTLSQAIFNILREYTHLVEPVSIDEGYMDITESYEWGTPIEIAEDIQKRLQNELDLPSSIGIAPNKFLAKMASNMKKPMGITILRKRDVPVRLWPLPVEEMHGVGEKTAAKLRTIGIQTIGDLAKANDIQLRSLLGIIGVRLRERANGRDDRKVDPESVNERKSIGNSMTLPQDAESEEELSEVTHKLAEKVSSRLKERGLLTTHLSVMIRFRNRHTITRSKKLDSPTDSVGDIQRISRALVLEHWNGTPVRLLGITAQDLVEKEEAYKQLDLFTYQKEAKIELLLETMEKLKEKFGSQIIQKGFPRS, encoded by the coding sequence TAAAAACGGTCGAGTGATTTTACATGTCGATATGAATAGCTTCTATGCTTCGGTTGAAATGGCCTACGATCCATCCTTAAAGGGTAAACCATTAGCGATTGCAGGTGATCCTAAGCAACGAAAAGGGATTGTCGTCACATGTAGCTATGAAGCTAGAAAGTTCGGAGTAAAAACGACTATGCCAATATGGGAAGCGAAAAAGCGGTGCCCGGAACTGATTGTTAAACCGCCGAATTTTGATCGGTATCGGACCTTATCTCAGGCGATATTTAATATTTTGCGTGAATACACTCATCTAGTAGAGCCTGTTTCCATCGATGAAGGGTATATGGATATTACAGAAAGCTATGAATGGGGGACGCCGATTGAAATCGCCGAAGACATCCAAAAAAGACTTCAAAACGAATTGGACTTGCCTTCCAGCATAGGGATTGCTCCCAATAAATTTTTAGCGAAAATGGCTTCCAATATGAAAAAGCCGATGGGCATCACAATATTGCGCAAAAGAGATGTGCCTGTTCGATTATGGCCGCTTCCTGTTGAGGAGATGCACGGTGTGGGGGAGAAGACGGCCGCAAAATTACGAACGATTGGCATTCAGACGATTGGCGATTTGGCAAAAGCGAACGATATCCAGCTGAGATCTCTTCTAGGCATCATCGGGGTGCGTCTTCGCGAGCGGGCAAATGGTCGAGATGATCGAAAAGTGGATCCGGAGTCAGTGAATGAGCGCAAAAGCATTGGAAATTCAATGACTTTGCCTCAAGATGCGGAAAGTGAAGAGGAATTGTCCGAGGTGACTCACAAGCTGGCTGAAAAAGTCTCATCTCGTCTTAAGGAGCGGGGACTGCTCACGACCCATCTTTCGGTTATGATTCGCTTTCGAAACAGACATACGATCACGAGAAGCAAGAAATTGGACAGTCCGACGGATTCAGTGGGAGACATTCAGCGGATTTCTCGGGCGTTGGTTTTAGAACATTGGAATGGCACCCCTGTTCGTTTGCTTGGCATCACAGCACAAGATTTAGTGGAAAAAGAAGAGGCTTACAAGCAGCTGGATTTATTTACGTACCAAAAAGAAGCCAAAATAGAGCTTCTGTTGGAAACGATGGAAAAACTGAAAGAAAAATTTGGCAGCCAAATCATTCAAAAAGGGTTCCCGCGTTCTTAA